A genomic segment from Saccharicrinis carchari encodes:
- the hisIE gene encoding bifunctional phosphoribosyl-AMP cyclohydrolase/phosphoribosyl-ATP diphosphatase HisIE, with protein sequence MKIDFEKLGNGLVPAIIQDANTNKVLMLGFMNQEAFDKTRAEGKVTFYSRTKQRLWTKGEESGNFLNVVSASIDCDKDTLLIKANPVGPVCHTGADTCFNESNEADITFLTHLQDFIDQRKQEMPEGSYTTSLFNKGTRTITQKVGEEAIETVIGAMANDDENFLYEGADLLYHLIVLLTHKGYRIEDLARELKRRHK encoded by the coding sequence ATGAAAATAGATTTTGAAAAATTAGGGAATGGTCTGGTTCCGGCCATCATTCAGGATGCGAATACCAATAAAGTATTGATGCTCGGTTTTATGAATCAGGAAGCCTTTGATAAAACACGGGCAGAAGGTAAGGTCACTTTTTATAGCCGCACCAAGCAGCGCCTATGGACCAAAGGCGAAGAGTCGGGTAATTTTTTAAATGTGGTTTCTGCAAGCATCGATTGTGATAAGGATACCCTGTTGATTAAAGCCAATCCGGTGGGGCCTGTTTGCCATACCGGTGCCGATACTTGTTTCAATGAAAGCAACGAGGCCGATATCACATTTCTTACGCACCTCCAGGATTTTATAGATCAACGCAAACAAGAGATGCCCGAAGGCTCCTACACTACTTCTCTTTTTAACAAGGGAACGCGTACCATTACTCAAAAAGTTGGTGAAGAAGCCATTGAAACGGTGATTGGGGCCATGGCCAACGATGATGAAAACTTTCTGTACGAAGGAGCCGATCTCCTGTACCACCTTATCGTATTGTTGACCCACAAAGGATACCGCATCGAGGATTTGGCAAGGGAATTAAAGAGGAGGCATAAGTAG